In a genomic window of Lycium ferocissimum isolate CSIRO_LF1 chromosome 9, AGI_CSIRO_Lferr_CH_V1, whole genome shotgun sequence:
- the LOC132029944 gene encoding receptor-like protein 9DC3: MRWDSLEYLNLSHNSLTGHIEQLHHPTLKYLDLKFNFLQGQLPSSICKLKNLRLLDLSHNCFSESVPHCLGSMAGLGVLDLRKNNFSGSLPPLCAQSTSLTNIVLNGNRFEGPLPVSLLNCTGLEVLDMGNNAINDTFPAWLGTLEELQVLILKSNKFHGPISTRQKFCFPKLRIFDLSHNEFSGSLPSEVFRNFKAMIKNGSDKGDFRYMEEFEETYHAVYEDSVRLVIKGQDIELERINTIMTTIDLSSNHFEGVIPKTLKDLGSLWLLNLSYNNLRGDIVMELGQLNMLEALDLSWNRLTGKIPQELTRLTFLEMLKFSQNLIVGCIPRGLQFNTFENDSCGGNLDLCGPPLSKQCGMSDPSHVPQPLELDEEEDSYFASGFTWESVVIGYSCGLVVGTFMWSLMFKARKPKWVVEFLEGAFPKKMIRAQKKRLRQRT, from the coding sequence ATGAGGTGGGACTCATTGGAGTACCTAAacctttctcataattcacttaCAGGACACATAGAACAACTTCATCACCCTACTCTAAAGTATCTTGATCTTAAATTTAACTTCCTTCAGGGTCAGCTACCTTCTTCTATCTGTAAGTTGAAAAACCTTAGGTTGCTGGATTTATCACACAATTGCTTCAGTGAATCAGTTCCACATTGCTTGGGAAGCATGGCTGGGCTAGGGGTTCTCGATTTGAGGAAGAATAATTTCAGTGGGAGTCTTCCACCATTATGTGCACAGAGCACTTCATTGACGAACATTGTCTTGAATGGTAATCGTTTTGAAGGACCTCTCCCTGTGTCGTTGCTCAACTGTACTGGTTTAGAAGTCCTTGATATGGGAAATAACGCTATAAATGACACATTTCCAGCTTGGCTAGGAACTCTTGAAGAGCTGCAAGTTCTTATATTAAAGTCGAACAAGTTCCATGGACCTATAAGTACTAGGCAGAAGTTTTGCTTTCCCAAGTTGCGGATTTTCGATCTCTCTCATAATGAGTTCAGTGGCTCACTGCCTTCAGAAGTTTTTCGAAACTTCAAAGCAATGATAAAAAATGGCTCAGACAAAGGTGACTTCAGATATATGGAAGAATTTGAAGAAACTTATCATGCAGTGTACGAGGATTCAGTGAGGTTGGTGATCAAAGGCCAGGATATTGAGCTAGAAAGAATCAACACAATTATGACAACCATAGATCTCTCAAGCAACCATTTTGAAGGTGTGATTCCAAAAACACTAAAGGATCTTGGCTCACTTTGGCTACTCAATTTATCCTACAACAATCTCAGAGGTGATATTGTAATGGAACTGGGACAATTGAATATGCTTGAAGCATTAGATCTCTCTTGGAATCGACTCACTGGAAAGATTCCACAGGAATTGACAAGACTAACATTTTTGGAAATGTTAAAATTCTCTCAGAATCTAATTGTTGGATGCATTCCTCGAGGTCTACAATTCAACACATTTGAAAATGACTCATGTGGTGGCAACCTTGATTTATGTGGTCCTCCTTTATCAAAGCAATGTGGAATGAGTGATCCATCACATGTTCCTCAGCCATTGGAGttggatgaagaagaagattcaTATTTTGCTAGTGGATTTACATGGGAATCAGTGGTCATAGGCTACAGTTGTGGACTTGTTGTTGGAACTTTCATGTGGAGCCTCATGTTTAAAGCTCGTAAGCCAAAATGGGTTGTGGAATTTCTTGAAGGTGCTTTTCCCAAGAAAATGATAAGGGCACAGAAGAAAAGGCTGAGACAGCGGACTTAA